TCCCCGCCACGAGTCTCTACTTGGGCTCAGGTGTTAGGGGTTCTGCTCCCCAGGGGAACCGCTGATGGGCATGAGAGGGATGCCCACCACCCGTCCGCCCGCCCACCCAGCACCCGGGCTGCTGCACCCCAAGGCCCAACCCCCGGTCAGGCACTAGGAGGCAGCTGAGAAGGGCACGGAGGTGGAGGAAATCTCGGCAGACTTGACGATGGTGATGACGCTGGTGGTGGCCACCTTGGTGGGGGTGACAGGCCCGCGGGCCACGGTGCGGGCGAAGGTCTGCAGGGCCTCGTACTTGGAGCGCAGCGCGTCAAGCTCCAGCTTCATGCTGCTGTTCTCTCGAGCCAGCTTCTCCACTTCCTGCTGCAACTCCACCCGCTGCCGCTCCAGCTCCTCCTTCTGCGTCACGCGCTTGATGCGGCAGCTGGCGGCGTAACCGCGGTTCTTGAGCGTGCGCCGGCGCTGCTTCAGGCGGACCACCTCCTCCTTGGTGAGGCCTCGCAGGTGCTGGTTCAGCTCCCGCACCGACATGGACACCAGCTCGTCATCGCTGAGCACCGGGGCGTTCTCGCCCGCCTCCTTCTTGACCTGCAGGGGCCACAGCACAGGGGTCAGCACAGGGACACGGGGGTGCCGTAGGGGGGCAGCAGGAAGGACTTGCCACAGCGGGCCCCCAGAGCTGGCTCAGTGTGTCTACGCTGGGACAAAACCTGGTTCCGGGCAGCAGAAAAACCTGGCAGCACTGCCTCTGCCGCCCAGGCTGGCCTTCACTCCTCCATCATGGATTGGGGGTGGTCCCTGTGGGGTCACctgacaccacacacacagaatgcAGGTGGCTCTCTGATGGGGGTCACTGGCTACACCTGACCCTCACCTGGTTCCCACTGGCTACCCAGACCCTGCAAGGCCATGGCCCACGTGCATGCCGCCCTCTGTGAAGCTCCAGTGCCGGGGGGTGGGATGGACACAGGCAGGTGAGGGGCAGGAAGGCACGGCAGCCCATCCTTCCACACCCCTCCGACCTAGTGGGACCTCAAAAGGGGTGTGGGTGTGCACGGCTCACCACAAATGCTCAGAGTTCCCTCTCGTGCCAGACCCAGCTCTGCTCCCAGGATGAGACAGCCAACCAAGAGCACAGGCTACCGGCCTCAGAAGCTGGGTGGGCCTGGGAGGCAGCACACACTGCGCACAGTCggagccaggccctgggagcTGGAGCATCACCATTCACACGTGCTGCCTTGCCAGGGGTTCTAGGGGATGGAGGCCACACTGCCCACGCCCGGGTGCCGGGGTGATGACATCCAAGCCAACAGAGATCCGGGGATCCGCTCCTACACCTCACCCTCCCAAGGAGTGATCCCCCGGATGTCAGAGCTGGCATCTCCCATGGCCACAACCCTCAATTCTGTCACCACCGCTCTGCGACATCTCCTCTAGCCAACAGCCCCCACAAACACACTCTATTCCAGGGGGTGGGACTTCCTTCCTCACACTCAGGGCAATCCTGGGAAAGAGGGGCTGCTGGGGTCTGAGCCAGGACAGAAACAGGGTCTGCTCACCCCTAGTCCCACTTACCTTTAACCCCTTGTTTGGTTTGGGATTAGTCGTCATAACCTGGGCACGTCACCCGAACAGAAGGCCTTGGAAATTGGAACTACAAGATCACATAAGAACACAAAAGTGAGCAAGGTTAGGTTCTGGCCAGGCTGGGGATGGGACCTGCTGTCGTCATAAGTGACCCGAGGTGGGGACATCCCCACCGTATAGATGCTCCAAGGAGGCTCAGCTCCTCGTTCCGAGTCACCCCAAAAGATGGGAGCCAGCCAGGCCTGAGGGGCTTGCCGAAGGGTCGGCATCCTGGCCACACCCCCCACTCCAGCATCAGACCACCAAGTCACCCAGACCCACCTTGGCCCAGCGCCTGGCAGCTACACGGCTGTCCTGTGCCGCCCCTGCCCACCAGGCCTATgctgccaggggtgggggtggggggcaccagAGCAGCTGTTGCTTCCTGTCCTCACTCCCTCTGAGCTGAGACGCTTGCACCCACCATGCACAGGTTGCACGTTTAAGGGCCAAAGTGCGCAGCAGCAAAGCTCCCACCAGGGAACAGCCACACCCAGCACCTGAAGGGCACTGCTGCCCCCAGGATGGCACCCTGCCCTGGCAAGAGCCCCCAGTACCCCTGACCTAGCCTGGCTCCAGAGAGGAAGGGCTCCTTCGGGGAGCACACCCCAAGGGACGGGTGGAGCCCCCACCCGCCGGGGCCCCGCCCTCCCTAGCAGACCTACCTCCGCAGAGAGCACTGCAGCTGTGGCATCACCAcccccacctgggctgccctacagcCATGACCTGAAGCCCATGAGGTGGGCGGGGGCTCCCTACACTGGCCAGGGCAGGATCCAGGAGGTGGGGAGCTGCCACCGCACGAGCTCATCGACTGTCTGGCGGGAGTCCTCCCCGGCGCCCGCCAGCCCCCACCGCTGCCCGCCCTTCTAGTTTTCGCGTCTGCATTGTGTCACACATTCTAATCATTCATGAAAAAGCCAGCCAAAGCATCCCAAGCATGATTCCCCTCTGATAGTTGCCATGGCGACCTTGGGAAGTAGCCAACCCTTGATGGTCGTCATGGAAACAGAGAAGCCCACAGCAACAATGGCTTTGGGCAGGCGGGTGCAGACATCACAGGTTGTGGGACAGTAAACAAACCCGTGTGCCCTGGCGGCTGGCTGGGGAGGATGAGGGGAAGGGGTTCTAGAGTTGCCAGCACACTCTGTTGCTGGGTTAGGGACCAGGGTCCACATTCCAAACGCCAGGTAAAGTGAACTGAGCAAAGAGAACATGAGAAAAATGcatggcgggggagggggcaggccccAGAGAAGGAGCCGCACCAAAGCCTCCATCTCCAGGGCGAGTGGGACTCGGTGGGTGACTCCACCCCGCCTTCCTTCACGCATGGCCCTGGGACCCCGAGTGCAGCACAGCCTAGACCTGTCCCCCCACtgctcctgcctgctgctcccagaGGGTCTCAGCACCCAGGCCACTGGACCCCCAGTCAGCCCTGGCAACACAGCCACTCTCCCGGGCACTAATAATGGATGATGGAGAGCAGAACAGCAGCAGGGCTGAGACCAGGCACACCCTTGGGGGCACCGGGCTCCTCCGCACCCCCCACACGTGTGCATGAAACAGATACGCAGACACAGCAGGATGGGTGATCCCGGCAGGGACACAGGAGCTGCTTCCTGACAGCAGCCTGACCCCCAGTATCTGTGGTGTTGGGGGGGGGCACAACGAGTGTCCCTCCCTCCAGGTGCTGGGGTCAAAGCCGAGCTAGAGAAGCCACCTGGAGGGCCAGCAGAAGCCAGGCAGCTGGGAGAGCCATGAGAAACTTTTCCACGGGCACAGGAGGGGTGGCCGGGTGCCATTCCAGCACACGTCAGCGCACAAGGGCCTGGAGCCGCCAGGGCATAGCTGTGCGGTGAGTCACAGCTGTTTACAGAGTGAGGAGCTCACATTCCCACAGACCTAAAGCCCTCCCACCCTGCACGGACCGCCCAGCCTGCCTGATGAGAAAAGGGAGGCCCCAGAAAAGGAGGGACCTCCTCTCAGACCCCGACCAGCAGGGGCTTCTCTCCCTCACCATCAGTGAGGGGCCAGCTCAGCCAGCACCCAGGGCCACACAGGGCTTTGGTCAGGGCAGGTACACCTCCTCTGGGGACCTGCCCT
The genomic region above belongs to Vulpes lagopus strain Blue_001 chromosome 3, ASM1834538v1, whole genome shotgun sequence and contains:
- the MAFK gene encoding transcription factor MafK, whose product is MTTNPKPNKGLKVKKEAGENAPVLSDDELVSMSVRELNQHLRGLTKEEVVRLKQRRRTLKNRGYAASCRIKRVTQKEELERQRVELQQEVEKLARENSSMKLELDALRSKYEALQTFARTVARGPVTPTKVATTSVITIVKSAEISSTSVPFSAAS